The following proteins are encoded in a genomic region of Mycobacterium sp. 155:
- a CDS encoding LLM class F420-dependent oxidoreductase, whose amino-acid sequence MTLNLGRFGVWTFGAPTPEQAVEIEKLGYGAIWPGGSPAADLAFVEPILAATDALRVATGIVNVWSAPAAQVAESYHRIEAAYPDRFILGIGVGHPEHTQEYRKPYDVLVEYLDALDEHGVPKDRRVVAALGPKVLKLAADRSAGAHPYLTTPEHTAHARQLIGPDAFLAPEHKVVLTDGSEQQDEAARAVGRETVDFYLNLSNYLNNWRRLGFSEDDIAKPGSDRLIDAVVAHGTPDAVAGRLRQHLDAGADHVAIQVLGGQDKLVPTLTELAGPLGLKR is encoded by the coding sequence ATGACGTTGAACCTGGGCCGCTTTGGGGTGTGGACATTCGGTGCGCCGACGCCCGAGCAAGCCGTCGAGATCGAGAAGCTGGGCTACGGCGCCATCTGGCCGGGCGGGTCGCCGGCCGCGGATCTGGCGTTCGTGGAACCGATCCTGGCGGCCACGGACGCCCTGCGGGTGGCCACCGGCATCGTCAATGTGTGGTCCGCTCCGGCGGCGCAGGTGGCCGAGTCCTATCACCGCATCGAGGCGGCGTATCCGGACCGGTTCATCCTCGGCATCGGCGTCGGTCATCCCGAGCACACCCAGGAGTACCGCAAGCCCTACGACGTCCTGGTCGAGTACCTCGACGCGCTCGACGAGCACGGCGTGCCGAAGGATCGGCGGGTGGTGGCAGCCCTGGGCCCCAAGGTGCTCAAGCTCGCCGCGGACCGCAGCGCGGGCGCGCACCCGTACCTGACCACGCCCGAGCACACCGCACACGCACGTCAACTCATCGGTCCGGATGCCTTCCTGGCACCCGAGCACAAGGTGGTGTTGACCGACGGATCGGAGCAGCAGGACGAGGCCGCGCGTGCGGTCGGTCGCGAGACCGTCGATTTCTACCTGAATCTGAGCAACTATCTGAACAACTGGCGCCGGTTGGGATTCAGCGAGGACGACATCGCCAAGCCGGGTAGCGATCGCCTGATCGATGCGGTCGTCGCGCACGGCACGCCCGACGCCGTTGCTGGCCGTTTGCGGCAACATCTGGACGCGGGCGCCGACCATGTGGCGATCCAGGTGCTCGGCGGGCAGGACAAGCTGGTGCCGACATTGACCGAGCTGGCCGGGCCGCTGGGCCTGAAACGCTGA
- the rfbB gene encoding dTDP-glucose 4,6-dehydratase, translating into MRLLVTGGAGFIGANFVQDAVRDGASVTVLDALTYAGSRESLTPVADEIRLVEGDVCDAALVSSLTAEADAVVHFAAETHVDNALADPAPFVQSNVVGTFTVLEAVRRHGVRLHHISTDEVYGDLPLDDPARFTETTPYNPSSPYSSTKAAADLLVRAWVRSYGIRATLSNCSNNYGPYQHVEKFIPRQITNVLTGRRPKLYGAGANVRDWIHVADHNAAVRRILADGRAGQTYLIGAQCEQNNLTVMRTLLRLMDRDPNDFDHVTDRAGHDLRYAIDPSTLTDELGWKPVHTDFEDGLRSTIEWYRANESWWGPLKEKVETDYQERGQ; encoded by the coding sequence ATGCGGTTGCTGGTCACCGGGGGTGCCGGGTTCATCGGTGCGAATTTCGTACAGGACGCCGTCCGGGACGGCGCATCGGTGACGGTGCTCGATGCCCTCACCTATGCGGGCAGCCGGGAGTCGCTGACGCCGGTGGCCGACGAGATCCGCTTGGTCGAGGGCGACGTGTGCGACGCGGCTCTGGTGTCGAGCCTGACCGCCGAGGCCGACGCCGTCGTGCACTTCGCCGCCGAAACCCATGTGGACAACGCCCTGGCGGATCCGGCACCGTTCGTGCAGTCGAACGTCGTCGGCACCTTCACGGTGCTGGAGGCGGTGCGCCGGCACGGGGTGCGGCTGCACCACATCTCCACCGACGAGGTGTACGGCGACCTGCCTCTCGACGATCCGGCGCGGTTCACCGAGACCACGCCGTACAACCCGTCGAGCCCGTATTCGTCGACCAAGGCTGCCGCCGATCTGCTGGTGCGAGCGTGGGTACGGTCCTACGGCATACGCGCGACGCTGTCGAACTGCTCCAACAACTACGGCCCGTACCAGCACGTGGAGAAGTTCATTCCGCGTCAGATCACCAACGTGCTCACCGGCCGCCGGCCCAAGTTGTACGGCGCCGGCGCCAATGTCCGCGACTGGATCCACGTCGCCGATCACAATGCCGCGGTGCGCAGGATCTTGGCCGACGGCCGAGCCGGGCAGACCTACCTGATCGGCGCGCAGTGCGAGCAGAACAACCTGACTGTCATGCGCACCCTATTGCGGTTGATGGACCGCGACCCCAACGATTTCGACCATGTCACCGACCGTGCGGGACACGATCTGCGGTACGCCATCGACCCGTCGACCCTCACCGACGAGCTGGGGTGGAAGCCGGTGCACACCGACTTCGAGGACGGCCTGCGTAGCACTATCGAGTGGTACCGCGCCAACGAATCGTGGTGGGGTCCGCTGAAAGAGAAGGTCGAGACCGACTACCAGGAGCGCGGACAGTGA
- a CDS encoding dTDP-4-dehydrorhamnose 3,5-epimerase family protein has product MTARELKVPGAWELTPRLHSDSRGIFFEWFTASGFSGFTGHEFDLRQANCSVSAAGVLRGVHFAELPPSQAKYVTCVRGAVFDVVVDIRVGSPTYGQWDSVLLDDRDRRSVYLSEGLGHAFLALEDDSTVMYLCSAPYVPEREHTILATDLGIEWPDGHELVISERDAAAPTLDEVRAAGLLPTWEQTRAFVEELRAES; this is encoded by the coding sequence GTGACCGCACGGGAGCTCAAGGTTCCTGGGGCATGGGAACTCACGCCCAGACTGCACAGTGATTCCCGCGGAATATTCTTCGAATGGTTCACCGCCTCGGGCTTCAGCGGCTTCACCGGGCACGAATTCGATCTGAGACAGGCAAACTGCTCGGTGTCGGCGGCCGGAGTGCTGCGCGGCGTGCACTTCGCCGAACTCCCCCCGAGCCAGGCCAAGTACGTGACGTGCGTGCGGGGTGCGGTGTTCGACGTCGTGGTCGACATCCGGGTCGGTTCGCCGACGTACGGCCAGTGGGATTCGGTGCTGCTCGACGACCGCGACCGCCGCTCGGTCTACCTGTCCGAGGGCCTGGGCCACGCTTTCCTTGCGCTGGAAGACGATTCGACGGTGATGTATTTGTGTTCGGCGCCCTACGTCCCGGAACGCGAGCACACCATCCTGGCCACCGACCTCGGCATCGAGTGGCCTGACGGTCATGAGCTCGTGATCTCCGAACGCGATGCCGCTGCACCCACTCTCGATGAGGTGCGTGCAGCGGGTCTGCTGCCGACCTGGGAGCAGACGCGCGCCTTCGTCGAGGAGTTACGCGCCGAGTCTTAG
- a CDS encoding CoA-acylating methylmalonate-semialdehyde dehydrogenase → MTTQIPHFINGERTTAGSTRTADVFNPSTGEVQAQVLMASAADVDAAVAVAVEAQKVWAAFNPQRRARIFMRFIDLVNQNADELAELLSLEHGKTVADSLGDIQRGIEVIEFSVGIPHLLKGEFTESAGTGIDVYSIRQPLGVVAGITPFNFPAMIPLWKAGPALACGNAFILKPSERDPSVPLRLAELFLEAGLPAGVFQVVQGDKEAVDAILEHPDVKAVGFVGSSDIAQYIYSTAAAHAKRAQCFGGAKNHMIVMPDADLDQAVDALIGAGYGSAGERCMAISVAVPVGEETARRLRNRLVERVNQLRVGHSLDPKADYGPLVTEAALARVRDYIGQGVEAGAELVVDGRERASDELTFGDVSLQGGYFIGPSLFDHVTPDMSIYTDEIFGPVLCIVRAHDYEEALRLPTEHEYGNGVAIFTRDGDAARDFVSRVQVGMVGVNVPIPVPVAYHTFGGWKRSGFGDLNQHGPASVQFYTKVKTVTERWPSGIKDGAEFVIPTMK, encoded by the coding sequence ATGACCACACAGATTCCCCACTTCATCAACGGCGAGCGGACCACCGCCGGATCGACCCGCACTGCCGATGTGTTCAATCCCAGCACCGGCGAGGTCCAGGCTCAGGTCCTGATGGCTTCGGCCGCTGACGTGGACGCCGCAGTCGCCGTCGCTGTCGAGGCCCAGAAGGTTTGGGCCGCCTTCAACCCGCAGCGCCGCGCCCGAATCTTCATGAGGTTCATCGACCTGGTCAACCAGAACGCCGACGAGCTGGCCGAGCTGCTGTCCCTCGAGCACGGCAAGACCGTGGCCGACTCGCTCGGCGACATCCAGCGCGGTATCGAAGTGATCGAGTTCTCGGTCGGTATCCCGCATCTGCTCAAAGGTGAGTTCACCGAGAGCGCGGGTACCGGCATCGACGTGTACTCGATCCGCCAACCGCTGGGCGTGGTCGCCGGGATCACCCCGTTCAACTTCCCCGCGATGATCCCACTGTGGAAGGCCGGCCCCGCCCTGGCATGCGGAAATGCGTTCATTCTCAAGCCTTCTGAGCGCGATCCCTCGGTGCCCCTGCGCCTGGCCGAGCTGTTTCTCGAGGCTGGACTGCCGGCGGGTGTGTTCCAGGTGGTCCAGGGCGACAAGGAAGCGGTCGACGCGATCCTCGAACATCCGGATGTCAAGGCTGTCGGCTTCGTCGGCAGCTCCGACATCGCGCAATACATCTACTCCACCGCGGCCGCGCACGCCAAGCGCGCGCAGTGCTTCGGCGGTGCCAAAAACCACATGATCGTCATGCCCGACGCCGACCTGGATCAGGCCGTCGACGCGCTGATCGGGGCCGGCTACGGCAGTGCCGGCGAGCGGTGCATGGCCATCAGTGTCGCCGTCCCCGTGGGCGAAGAAACAGCGCGACGGCTTCGTAACCGCCTCGTCGAGCGGGTCAATCAGCTGCGGGTGGGCCACAGCCTCGATCCCAAGGCCGACTATGGACCACTGGTGACCGAGGCGGCCCTGGCCAGGGTCAGGGACTACATCGGCCAGGGCGTGGAAGCCGGCGCCGAGCTGGTGGTCGACGGCCGCGAGCGGGCCAGTGACGAGCTGACTTTCGGTGACGTGAGCCTTCAGGGCGGCTACTTCATCGGTCCCTCCCTGTTCGACCACGTCACTCCCGACATGTCGATCTACACCGATGAGATCTTCGGGCCGGTGCTCTGCATTGTGCGGGCCCACGATTACGAGGAAGCCTTGCGGCTGCCGACCGAGCACGAATACGGCAACGGCGTGGCGATTTTCACCCGCGACGGCGATGCTGCCCGCGATTTCGTGTCACGGGTCCAGGTCGGCATGGTCGGTGTGAACGTACCGATCCCGGTTCCAGTGGCGTACCACACGTTCGGCGGCTGGAAGCGATCCGGCTTCGGTGATCTCAACCAGCACGGCCCCGCGTCGGTGCAGTTCTACACCAAGGTCAAGACCGTGACCGAGCGGTGGCCGTCGGGCATCAAGGATGGCGCCGAATTCGTCATCCCGACCATGAAGTAG
- a CDS encoding acyl-CoA dehydrogenase family protein: MHLYELDDDERVIAETAAAFAERRIAPYALEWDEKHHFPTDVLREAAELGMAAIYCHEDAGGSGLRRLDAVRIFEQLAAADPAIAAFLSIHNMCAWMVDSFGTEEQRKTWGPRLASMDAIASYCLTEPGAGSDAAALRTRAVRDGSDYVLDGDKQFISGAGSSDVYVVMARTGSPGPKGISAFVVEKGTPGLSFGAQEQKMGWNAQPTAQVIFDGVRVSADALLGGAEGTGFGIAMNGLNGGRINIAACSLGGAQAAYDKALDYVAGRQAFGGALLDEPTIRFTLADMATGLETSRNMLWRAASALDSNHPDKVALCAMAKRYVTDTCFEVADQALQLHGGYGYLREYGLEKIVRDLRVHRILEGTNEIMRVVIGRAAAGRARNSADAGRARAAG, translated from the coding sequence GTGCATCTCTACGAGCTGGATGACGACGAACGCGTGATCGCCGAGACAGCGGCCGCGTTCGCCGAAAGACGCATCGCGCCATACGCCTTGGAGTGGGACGAGAAACACCACTTCCCCACCGACGTCCTGCGCGAGGCGGCCGAACTGGGCATGGCAGCGATCTACTGTCATGAGGACGCCGGCGGCAGCGGCTTGCGACGGCTGGATGCCGTGCGCATCTTCGAGCAACTCGCCGCCGCCGACCCGGCCATCGCGGCATTTCTGTCCATCCACAACATGTGCGCGTGGATGGTGGACAGCTTCGGCACCGAAGAGCAGCGCAAGACCTGGGGACCGCGGCTGGCGTCGATGGATGCCATCGCCAGCTACTGCCTGACCGAACCGGGCGCAGGATCGGACGCCGCGGCCCTGCGGACAAGGGCCGTGCGCGACGGTTCTGACTACGTGCTCGACGGCGACAAGCAGTTCATCTCCGGGGCGGGCAGCTCGGATGTCTACGTGGTGATGGCCCGCACCGGTTCACCGGGTCCGAAGGGCATCTCCGCCTTCGTGGTCGAAAAGGGCACGCCGGGGCTGAGTTTCGGGGCACAAGAGCAGAAGATGGGCTGGAATGCCCAGCCCACCGCGCAAGTGATCTTCGACGGCGTGCGGGTTTCTGCCGATGCGCTGCTCGGCGGCGCCGAGGGCACCGGGTTCGGCATCGCCATGAACGGTCTCAACGGGGGCCGGATCAACATCGCCGCCTGCTCGCTCGGCGGGGCTCAGGCCGCGTACGACAAGGCGTTGGATTATGTGGCCGGCCGCCAGGCGTTCGGCGGCGCCCTGCTCGACGAGCCGACCATCCGATTCACGCTGGCAGACATGGCAACCGGGCTGGAGACATCACGAAACATGCTGTGGCGGGCGGCCTCGGCACTGGACAGCAACCACCCTGACAAGGTGGCACTGTGCGCGATGGCCAAGCGCTACGTCACCGACACCTGCTTCGAGGTGGCCGATCAGGCCCTGCAACTCCACGGCGGCTACGGCTATCTGCGCGAGTACGGGTTGGAGAAAATCGTCCGCGATCTGCGGGTGCATCGCATCCTTGAGGGAACCAACGAAATCATGCGCGTGGTGATCGGGCGAGCGGCCGCGGGCAGAGCCCGCAATTCAGCAGATGCTGGCCGCGCCCGCGCGGCGGGATAG
- the mmsB gene encoding 3-hydroxyisobutyrate dehydrogenase — protein sequence MSTIAFLGLGHMGGPMSTNLVAAGHTVRGFDPVPAAQEAAKANGVSMFGSEAEAVAGADVVITMLPDGALVKSCYAEMLPAATAGALFIDSSTISVDDAREVHKLAGEHGFDQLDAPVSGGVKGAVAGTLAFMVGGEDKAVERGRTILGPMAGKIIHCGAAGAGQAAKVCNNMVLAVQQIAVGEAFVLAEKLGLDKQSLFDVITGATGNCWAVHTNCPVPGPVPTSPANSDFKPGFSTALMNKDLGLAMAAVESTGSSAPLGTHAAEIYAEFIASDVSNAGKDFSAVIETLRG from the coding sequence GTGAGCACAATCGCTTTCCTCGGCCTCGGCCACATGGGCGGCCCGATGTCCACAAACTTGGTTGCCGCAGGGCACACCGTGCGCGGGTTCGATCCCGTCCCTGCGGCCCAGGAGGCCGCAAAGGCCAATGGCGTCAGCATGTTCGGCAGTGAAGCCGAGGCCGTGGCGGGGGCGGACGTGGTGATCACCATGTTGCCCGACGGCGCACTGGTGAAGAGCTGCTATGCGGAGATGCTGCCCGCCGCGACCGCCGGCGCGCTGTTCATCGACAGCTCCACCATCTCCGTCGACGACGCCCGTGAGGTGCACAAGCTGGCAGGCGAGCACGGTTTCGACCAGCTGGACGCCCCGGTCTCCGGTGGCGTCAAGGGCGCCGTGGCGGGGACGCTGGCGTTCATGGTCGGCGGCGAGGACAAGGCTGTCGAACGGGGCCGCACCATCCTGGGACCCATGGCGGGCAAGATCATTCATTGCGGAGCCGCGGGAGCCGGCCAGGCCGCCAAGGTGTGCAACAACATGGTGCTCGCGGTGCAGCAGATCGCCGTCGGTGAGGCGTTCGTGCTGGCCGAGAAGCTGGGACTGGACAAGCAGTCGCTGTTCGACGTGATCACCGGCGCGACCGGCAACTGCTGGGCAGTACACACCAATTGTCCAGTGCCGGGGCCTGTTCCGACTTCCCCTGCCAACAGCGATTTCAAGCCGGGCTTCTCCACCGCGTTGATGAACAAGGACCTCGGCCTGGCCATGGCGGCTGTGGAGTCGACGGGCTCGTCGGCGCCGCTGGGCACCCATGCGGCCGAGATCTACGCCGAATTCATTGCATCCGACGTCTCCAATGCCGGTAAAGACTTCAGCGCGGTGATCGAGACGCTACGCGGCTGA
- a CDS encoding HAD hydrolase-like protein has protein sequence MIFDLDALSDLDIDGHRVVFNAAFAAHGLSLEWGVERYRQLLALHDEHQRVAAELRKRCVGPECDVLTELLADEICATKDMMFDKMILDAGLAPRPGLVDLVMDAFAAEVPVGVVSSGRRRWVEPLVRQLVGEGLVETVVTGDDVTSSTCSAAHRQALAELGVSAHDALAVAGSTTGLRAANAAGLATVLVSAEPGVAQPAVAVRPDYAGMGDALRLATCQRLHAAWWAQHSPSAA, from the coding sequence GTGATCTTCGACCTCGACGCGCTGTCCGACTTGGACATCGACGGACATCGGGTCGTCTTCAACGCGGCATTCGCCGCACACGGCCTGTCGCTCGAATGGGGCGTGGAGCGCTACCGGCAGCTGCTGGCATTGCACGACGAACATCAGCGCGTCGCCGCCGAACTCCGTAAGCGCTGCGTGGGGCCGGAATGCGACGTGCTCACCGAACTGCTCGCCGACGAGATCTGTGCCACCAAAGACATGATGTTCGACAAGATGATCCTCGACGCGGGATTGGCCCCGCGGCCCGGTCTGGTCGACCTCGTGATGGACGCCTTCGCCGCCGAGGTCCCGGTCGGTGTGGTGTCCAGCGGCCGGCGCCGATGGGTGGAGCCGTTGGTGCGGCAGCTGGTGGGCGAGGGTCTGGTGGAAACCGTTGTCACCGGTGACGACGTGACTTCGTCGACGTGCAGTGCTGCCCATCGGCAAGCGCTCGCCGAGCTCGGGGTGTCGGCGCACGATGCGTTGGCGGTCGCCGGGTCGACCACGGGATTGCGGGCGGCGAATGCGGCGGGGCTGGCCACCGTGCTGGTCAGTGCCGAACCCGGCGTTGCCCAACCTGCTGTCGCGGTACGCCCGGATTACGCCGGCATGGGGGATGCGTTGCGGTTGGCGACTTGCCAGCGGCTACACGCCGCATGGTGGGCGCAGCACAGCCCCTCAGCCGCGTAG